A genomic stretch from Anaerolinea thermophila UNI-1 includes:
- a CDS encoding 2-hydroxyacid dehydrogenase yields the protein MDKPHVFITRRIPDIGLEMLSEHVEIDLWEEELPPAYDVLRERTQRADGLLCLLTDRIDKELIENSARLRVISQYAVGIDNIDIDSATKRKIPVGHTPGVLTDATADFTWALLMSAARRVVEADAFTREGKWKTWGPTILLGMDVARSTLGIIGFGRIGQAVARRAKGFDMRILYYDNKRLPEMEETLGVEYVSLETLIKEADFISLHVPLTPNTYHLIGEKEFSMMKKEAILINTARGSVVDQEALYHALKERKIRGAAIDVTDPEPIPSNSPLLQLPNLIITPHIASASVQSRTQMAVMAAENLIAGLQGKRLPFCANPQVYEK from the coding sequence ATGGATAAGCCTCATGTATTCATCACTCGCAGAATTCCCGATATTGGATTGGAAATGCTGTCGGAGCATGTCGAGATCGATCTTTGGGAAGAAGAACTTCCGCCAGCGTATGATGTTCTCAGAGAGCGAACGCAAAGGGCTGATGGGCTGCTTTGTCTGCTTACAGATCGGATCGACAAAGAATTGATTGAAAATTCCGCACGTCTCCGGGTAATCAGCCAGTATGCAGTAGGAATAGATAATATTGACATAGATAGCGCCACAAAACGAAAAATCCCTGTAGGACATACACCAGGGGTGCTCACGGACGCTACCGCCGATTTTACCTGGGCTTTGTTGATGTCGGCGGCAAGACGAGTCGTTGAAGCGGATGCCTTTACCAGAGAAGGAAAGTGGAAAACATGGGGACCAACTATTCTTCTAGGGATGGATGTTGCACGGAGCACTTTGGGCATTATTGGATTTGGGAGAATTGGTCAGGCAGTAGCACGCCGCGCCAAAGGTTTTGACATGAGAATCCTCTATTATGACAACAAAAGACTGCCAGAAATGGAAGAAACGCTGGGGGTAGAATACGTGTCCCTGGAAACCCTCATCAAAGAGGCTGATTTTATCAGCCTGCATGTTCCCTTAACTCCAAACACATATCATTTGATTGGCGAAAAAGAATTCTCCATGATGAAAAAGGAGGCTATCCTGATCAACACAGCACGCGGAAGTGTGGTTGACCAGGAGGCTTTATACCATGCTCTCAAGGAGCGAAAAATTCGTGGAGCAGCGATTGATGTGACTGATCCGGAACCGATTCCATCGAATAGCCCTCTTCTGCAACTTCCCAACCTGATTATCACGCCCCACATTGCCAGTGCAAGCGTTCAATCCAGAACGCAGATGGCAGTCATGGCGGCAGAGAATCTGATTGCCGGTCTTCAGGGAAAACGCCTGCCTTTCTGTGCCAACCCGCAAGTTTACGAGAAATAA
- a CDS encoding GDP-mannose 4,6-dehydratase: MEQNLYKNSRVLVTGAGGFIASHLVEQLVIQGATVRAFVRYNSRGDIGLLRFIPEQVLRQVEVRFGDLRDYNAVVGALKGTDVVFHLGALIAIPYSYLHPREVVETNVLGTLNVLQACREIGISRLVHTSTSEVYGTGLYTPMDEKHPLHAQSPYAASKIGADKLVESFYCTYDLSAVTVRPFNTFGPRQSARAVIPTIISQALTSERIRIGNLTTKRDFTFVLDTVRGFLLAGSVPGVEGETFNLGTGKEVTVGELIDRVAQILGKELIVEQERERFRPEKSEVMRLLSDFSKAQMRLGWAPEWTLSKGLKQTLEWIQEHLSSYPNSVYQR; the protein is encoded by the coding sequence ATGGAACAGAACCTTTATAAAAATTCCCGGGTTTTGGTTACGGGTGCCGGAGGATTTATCGCCAGTCATTTAGTCGAACAGCTGGTCATTCAGGGTGCCACGGTGCGGGCTTTTGTGCGGTATAACTCCAGAGGAGATATTGGTTTGCTGAGATTTATCCCAGAGCAAGTGTTAAGGCAAGTAGAGGTTCGTTTTGGAGATTTGCGGGATTACAATGCAGTGGTGGGGGCATTGAAAGGCACGGATGTGGTCTTTCACCTTGGGGCGTTAATTGCCATCCCTTACTCTTATTTACACCCGCGTGAAGTTGTGGAAACCAACGTTCTGGGTACGTTGAATGTGTTGCAAGCCTGTCGGGAGATTGGGATTTCTCGTTTGGTCCATACATCTACCAGCGAGGTGTACGGGACCGGGCTCTATACTCCAATGGATGAAAAGCATCCGCTTCATGCTCAATCGCCTTATGCGGCAAGTAAAATCGGCGCGGACAAATTGGTTGAAAGTTTCTATTGCACCTATGATTTGTCAGCGGTGACGGTCCGTCCTTTTAATACCTTTGGCCCTCGTCAATCTGCCAGAGCAGTTATTCCAACCATTATCTCACAAGCCCTTACGAGTGAAAGGATTCGGATTGGTAACCTTACTACAAAGAGGGATTTCACTTTTGTGCTGGATACCGTTCGGGGATTTCTCTTAGCAGGGAGTGTTCCCGGGGTTGAGGGGGAAACTTTCAATCTTGGAACAGGCAAAGAGGTAACGGTAGGCGAATTAATTGATCGGGTGGCACAAATTTTGGGAAAAGAACTGATTGTCGAACAGGAAAGAGAACGTTTCAGACCAGAAAAATCAGAAGTCATGCGTCTTCTTTCGGACTTTTCAAAGGCTCAGATGAGATTGGGGTGGGCACCCGAATGGACATTGAGCAAAGGTTTGAAACAAACGCTTGAATGGATTCAAGAGCACTTATCCAGTTACCCAAATTCCGTTTATCAGCGTTAA
- a CDS encoding alpha-amylase family glycosyl hydrolase translates to MKPLPPKPLLYEINTAIWLEELSHKTGKKITLSTIPEEEWDRLRNFGFHMVWLMGVWKRSPMGTQIALQNTGLTKEFQQVLPDYTPSDVIGSPYCVQAYQVDDRFGGKEGILKARNALHARGMKLILDFVPNHIAPGHTWTEHHPEYFVQGTENHLRKFPDAYIRIGKHIFARGKALNFPAWQDVVQLNACHPGLRKAMIETLVEIGNLCDGLRVDMAMLMLNSIFQHTWRTHGIIPPEKDFWEEVIPAVKKEHPHLFFMAEAYWDTEPVLLEQGFDACYDKRLYDYLRDRSPKLIRQQLSRSSDFQNHLVCFIENHDEKRAITAFPYNQWKLAALVTASTPGTFMLHEGQLEGRSTRIPVFLGRRPEENTSQEVAEFYTRLLALLERTELSGTFQLLPSPHPVLCGWRWQFQNQSLVFWCNPTRRVAYLKDDIVPLYNPFWAEGFVPQGNKQGHYAFQPFGFAVWEMS, encoded by the coding sequence ATGAAACCACTTCCTCCCAAACCCCTGTTATACGAGATTAACACTGCAATCTGGCTTGAGGAACTATCTCACAAAACCGGAAAGAAAATTACCTTAAGCACTATTCCTGAAGAAGAATGGGACCGGCTTCGTAATTTTGGCTTTCACATGGTCTGGCTCATGGGGGTTTGGAAACGCAGTCCAATGGGAACTCAAATTGCTTTGCAAAACACTGGTCTAACAAAGGAATTTCAGCAAGTTTTGCCCGATTACACCCCCTCTGATGTGATTGGCTCCCCCTACTGTGTGCAAGCATATCAAGTAGATGACCGTTTTGGAGGCAAAGAAGGCATTTTGAAAGCAAGAAACGCGCTTCATGCGCGCGGAATGAAACTCATCCTGGATTTTGTCCCCAACCACATCGCCCCGGGCCATACCTGGACAGAGCATCATCCCGAATATTTCGTGCAAGGCACAGAAAATCACCTCAGAAAATTCCCTGATGCTTATATTCGCATTGGGAAACATATTTTCGCAAGAGGGAAAGCCCTCAATTTTCCTGCCTGGCAAGATGTTGTTCAACTGAATGCCTGTCATCCGGGTCTCAGGAAGGCAATGATAGAGACACTGGTTGAAATAGGTAACCTTTGCGATGGCCTGCGTGTGGATATGGCGATGCTGATGTTGAATTCCATTTTTCAGCACACCTGGAGAACACACGGGATCATCCCACCCGAAAAAGATTTTTGGGAAGAAGTGATTCCCGCCGTTAAGAAAGAACATCCCCATCTCTTTTTCATGGCAGAAGCCTACTGGGATACCGAACCCGTCCTTCTTGAGCAAGGATTCGACGCCTGTTATGACAAGAGGCTCTACGACTACCTGAGGGATCGTTCTCCTAAATTGATCAGGCAACAACTGTCTCGTTCATCCGATTTTCAAAACCATCTGGTCTGCTTTATAGAAAACCACGACGAAAAAAGAGCCATCACCGCGTTTCCTTACAATCAATGGAAACTTGCGGCTCTGGTTACTGCGAGCACACCAGGAACCTTTATGCTTCATGAAGGTCAATTAGAAGGGCGCTCGACTCGAATCCCGGTTTTTCTTGGACGCCGTCCTGAAGAAAACACTTCTCAGGAAGTTGCGGAATTTTACACGCGGTTGCTTGCCTTGCTCGAACGCACGGAGCTTTCAGGAACTTTCCAATTACTACCTTCCCCCCATCCAGTTTTGTGTGGATGGCGCTGGCAATTTCAGAATCAGTCTCTGGTCTTCTGGTGCAATCCTACCAGACGAGTTGCTTACCTCAAGGACGATATAGTACCTTTATACAACCCCTTTTGGGCAGAAGGATTTGTTCCACAAGGAAACAAACAAGGTCATTACGCGTTTCAACCTTTTGGGTTTGCAGTATGGGAAATGAGTTAA
- a CDS encoding glycoside hydrolase family 13 protein: MSANFQTPKWVHDAVFYQIFPDRFAKSALVEKPTHLEDWDAPPTPYGFKGGDLLGVTEHLDYLQDLGITAIYFTPIFQSASNHRYHTHDYFKVDPLLGGEKAFQTLLKEAHRRNIRIVLDGVFNHASRGFFQFNHILECGKQSPYLDWFKIHGFPLNAYEGKPRYECWWSIPALPTFNHANPQVRKFIMEVGRYWLEQGIDGWRLDVPFEVKEPGFWEEFRSVVKSVNPEAYITGEIPWDARPWLQGNQFDGVMNYLLTYSLWSFFGGEHLQEDLVGHWRSHGPEYFVKDAESFAQQITLLQNLYPLPAVQAQMNLLDSHDTARFLSLVNGRKEALRLAALVLFTYPGAPTIYYGDEIGMEGGKDPDCRRGFPWDTSRWDMDLRNYFKSLIMIRKSHPALRDGSWEILKAENQWLAYARKHENDYVVVLLNNSPQTNFLEVTLKEFSGEESLKNLLNGEMVKIEGNILRYKLAPYSGTILSQGQY, from the coding sequence TTGAGCGCAAACTTTCAAACCCCCAAATGGGTGCACGATGCAGTTTTTTATCAAATTTTTCCTGACCGTTTCGCCAAAAGCGCACTTGTAGAAAAGCCAACCCATTTAGAGGATTGGGACGCCCCCCCGACTCCATACGGGTTCAAAGGAGGAGATCTGCTAGGGGTAACTGAACATCTGGATTATCTTCAGGATTTGGGAATTACTGCAATTTATTTCACCCCAATTTTTCAGTCTGCTTCTAATCATCGATACCATACCCACGATTACTTTAAAGTGGACCCCCTTCTCGGTGGAGAAAAAGCCTTTCAAACCTTGCTCAAAGAAGCCCATCGCAGAAACATTCGCATCGTGCTGGATGGTGTATTCAACCATGCCAGTCGGGGATTTTTCCAGTTCAACCACATTCTGGAGTGCGGGAAACAATCACCTTATCTTGACTGGTTTAAGATCCATGGCTTCCCTTTGAACGCATACGAAGGTAAACCGCGTTATGAATGCTGGTGGAGTATCCCTGCTTTACCAACCTTCAACCATGCCAACCCACAAGTTCGCAAATTCATCATGGAAGTGGGGCGATACTGGCTTGAACAGGGCATTGATGGGTGGCGGTTAGATGTACCTTTTGAAGTCAAAGAGCCAGGCTTTTGGGAAGAGTTTCGAAGCGTGGTTAAATCGGTCAATCCAGAGGCATATATTACTGGCGAAATCCCATGGGATGCTCGCCCATGGTTACAGGGGAATCAATTTGACGGGGTCATGAATTACCTGCTGACATATTCTCTGTGGAGCTTCTTCGGCGGAGAACATTTGCAGGAAGATTTGGTGGGACACTGGCGAAGCCATGGTCCTGAGTATTTTGTAAAAGATGCGGAATCCTTTGCCCAACAAATTACTTTGCTCCAGAACCTCTATCCGCTGCCTGCTGTTCAAGCCCAGATGAACCTTCTTGATAGCCATGATACAGCCCGCTTCCTCAGCCTGGTGAACGGTCGCAAAGAAGCCCTGCGCCTTGCGGCTCTGGTATTATTTACATATCCCGGAGCACCAACAATTTACTACGGTGATGAAATTGGAATGGAAGGCGGCAAAGATCCGGACTGCCGGCGTGGTTTTCCATGGGATACCTCCCGATGGGATATGGACCTAAGAAACTACTTCAAATCCCTAATCATGATCCGGAAAAGCCATCCAGCCCTGCGAGATGGTTCATGGGAAATCTTAAAGGCTGAGAATCAATGGCTAGCCTATGCACGCAAGCATGAAAACGATTATGTTGTAGTTTTGTTGAATAACAGCCCCCAAACAAATTTCCTTGAAGTCACCCTTAAGGAATTCTCCGGAGAAGAAAGCCTTAAGAACCTTCTCAATGGAGAAATGGTGAAAATAGAAGGGAACATTTTAAGGTATAAACTCGCTCCATATTCAGGAACAATTCTCTCTCAAGGGCAGTATTGA
- a CDS encoding DegT/DnrJ/EryC1/StrS family aminotransferase, with translation MEWRVPLADLDYGPEEADAVLNVLKRKWLTMGEITQDFERAFAEMHGAKYAFGVANATVALHLACLALEIQPGDEVIVPSLSFVATSNAVLYTGANVRFADILGLENLTVDPEEIRQKITSRTKAIIVMHYGGYPCQMEEITRIAREYNLVIIEDAAHAPGASLNGKPLGIWGDIGCFSFFSNKNLSTGEGGMVITNREDLAEKIRLLRSHGMTTLTYDRHRGHAFSYDVLSLGYNYRIDEIHSALGIAQLQKLSRNNALRRQWTDLYRQELADLPLVLPFTSTPGESACHLFPVLLPAKASRERFMQFMREQGVQTSIHYPPIHSFSYYREKYGHLSLPRTEMVGLREVTLPLYPTMGEEKVKTVVQAVRKALQNAEI, from the coding sequence ATGGAATGGCGAGTACCTTTAGCCGATCTGGATTACGGACCAGAGGAAGCCGATGCAGTGCTAAATGTCCTCAAGAGAAAGTGGCTCACTATGGGAGAGATCACTCAAGACTTTGAGAGGGCTTTTGCTGAAATGCATGGTGCCAAATACGCTTTTGGGGTAGCCAATGCAACGGTGGCTTTGCATCTTGCTTGTTTAGCCCTGGAAATTCAGCCTGGTGATGAGGTGATTGTCCCCTCATTATCGTTTGTGGCTACCTCAAATGCCGTACTTTATACAGGGGCAAATGTGCGATTTGCAGATATCCTTGGGTTGGAAAACTTAACCGTGGATCCTGAAGAAATTCGCCAAAAAATTACCTCTCGAACCAAAGCCATTATCGTCATGCATTACGGGGGGTATCCATGTCAAATGGAGGAAATAACAAGGATTGCGCGTGAATACAATCTTGTAATCATTGAAGATGCCGCCCATGCTCCGGGAGCGAGCCTGAATGGTAAACCCCTGGGAATATGGGGGGATATTGGATGTTTCAGTTTCTTCTCGAACAAGAACCTCTCTACTGGTGAGGGGGGCATGGTGATTACCAATCGAGAAGATTTGGCGGAGAAAATTCGTTTGCTTCGCTCTCACGGTATGACTACCCTGACCTATGATCGCCATCGTGGGCATGCGTTTAGTTACGATGTTTTGTCCTTGGGATACAACTATCGAATTGATGAAATTCATTCTGCTTTGGGGATTGCACAATTGCAGAAACTTTCCAGAAACAATGCCTTGAGAAGACAATGGACAGACCTGTATCGGCAGGAATTGGCGGATTTACCTCTGGTTCTTCCATTCACCAGCACTCCCGGAGAATCTGCCTGTCATTTGTTCCCTGTTCTTCTTCCAGCCAAAGCGAGTCGTGAGCGTTTTATGCAGTTCATGCGTGAACAAGGAGTGCAAACCTCGATCCACTACCCACCTATTCATAGTTTCTCCTACTACCGTGAAAAGTACGGACACCTCTCTCTGCCTAGGACTGAGATGGTAGGGCTGAGAGAGGTGACTTTGCCGTTGTATCCCACAATGGGTGAGGAAAAGGTGAAGACTGTGGTTCAGGCGGTCAGAAAAGCCCTGCAGAATGCTGAAATTTAA
- the rpmF gene encoding 50S ribosomal protein L32 has translation MVPHPKRKHSQGRRDRRRSQDTLKATNLVACSNCGELRLPHTVCPNCGHYKGVEVVARESKK, from the coding sequence ATGGTTCCTCATCCAAAAAGAAAACATTCACAAGGACGGCGTGATCGTCGTCGCTCGCAGGACACTTTGAAGGCTACCAATCTGGTGGCCTGCTCAAATTGCGGTGAATTGCGTCTCCCCCACACCGTGTGCCCGAACTGTGGACATTACAAAGGCGTGGAAGTGGTCGCTCGGGAAAGCAAGAAGTAG
- a CDS encoding nucleotidyltransferase family protein has translation MKAVVLAGGKGTRLAPYTRIIPKPMLPVGDRAILEIMLLQMKRAGIEEVILTVGHLSGLMKAYFQDGQQLGLRICYSYESHPLGTAGPLALIEGLEETFLVTNGDVLTTLSLTDLIKFHDQSGGIATIATHRRKVFIDLGVIHVNGGHEIVDYIEKPTLEYQVSMGIYVFEPRVLRYITKGEYLDFPDLVKNLLAVGEKVVAYPFDGYWKDLGRPDDYEQANLDFEQIRNQILPEEPTWNGEYL, from the coding sequence ATGAAAGCAGTAGTCCTTGCTGGTGGAAAGGGTACACGCCTCGCGCCATATACTCGTATTATTCCAAAACCGATGTTACCTGTGGGAGATAGAGCCATCCTTGAAATTATGTTGCTTCAGATGAAACGTGCAGGAATTGAGGAAGTTATTCTGACCGTTGGTCACCTTTCAGGGTTAATGAAAGCATATTTCCAAGATGGGCAGCAGTTGGGTTTAAGGATTTGTTACAGTTATGAAAGTCATCCTCTGGGAACAGCAGGTCCCCTCGCCCTGATAGAAGGCTTGGAAGAGACTTTTCTGGTCACCAATGGCGATGTCTTAACTACCTTGAGTCTAACAGACCTGATTAAATTTCATGATCAATCTGGGGGAATTGCAACCATTGCCACGCATCGGCGTAAGGTCTTTATTGATTTAGGGGTGATTCATGTCAATGGAGGACATGAAATTGTAGATTACATTGAAAAGCCTACGTTGGAATATCAGGTGAGTATGGGGATTTACGTTTTTGAGCCACGAGTTTTGCGTTACATCACTAAGGGAGAATATCTTGATTTCCCTGATTTGGTGAAGAATTTGCTTGCAGTGGGCGAGAAAGTTGTGGCCTATCCGTTTGACGGTTACTGGAAGGATTTAGGGCGTCCTGACGATTACGAGCAAGCCAATCTTGACTTTGAGCAAATTCGCAATCAAATTTTGCCAGAGGAGCCAACATGGAATGGCGAGTACCTTTAG
- a CDS encoding DMT family transporter, which translates to MNTSHSKGYVIALVGTLLWSATAVFIRYLNLEYKIPVLILAFWRDLFTAGIVFLAMALLKPSLIQKGFSHVRFFLGYGALLAVFNFLWTFSVFLNGAAISTVLAYSSAAFTAIFGWLLWREELHLPKIMAVVFSIIGCILVSGAHQVQQWTSNPIGILTGLLSGIAFAGYTLLGRLASQKRIPTPTVLGYTFLTAALLLLMANAFFPLKWIDSRNLLWLGNRWDGWMVLFLLALIPTIGGYGLYTFSLNFLPASIANLIATLEPSFTALQSYLLLGERFTSDQILGSVLILLGVILLRLNEIRQSNQERRTAYETTSSQTPVIRD; encoded by the coding sequence TTGAATACCTCACATTCTAAAGGTTACGTCATTGCTCTGGTTGGCACACTGCTGTGGTCTGCCACAGCAGTGTTTATTCGTTACCTGAACCTTGAATACAAAATTCCTGTGCTAATTCTGGCGTTTTGGCGCGATTTATTTACCGCTGGAATTGTTTTCCTTGCAATGGCTCTGCTTAAGCCCTCGTTAATCCAGAAAGGTTTCTCTCATGTAAGATTTTTCCTCGGATATGGCGCTCTTCTGGCTGTTTTCAACTTCCTCTGGACCTTCTCGGTTTTTTTAAATGGAGCCGCAATCTCAACAGTTCTGGCTTATAGTTCTGCTGCTTTTACCGCAATCTTTGGATGGCTTCTCTGGAGAGAAGAACTGCATCTTCCCAAAATCATGGCTGTAGTTTTCAGTATCATTGGCTGCATCCTGGTATCTGGAGCTCATCAAGTCCAGCAGTGGACATCAAACCCCATTGGAATTCTAACGGGGTTACTTTCCGGGATTGCCTTCGCCGGCTACACCCTTTTGGGACGATTGGCTTCACAAAAGAGGATTCCCACACCAACCGTGCTGGGGTACACCTTTCTGACCGCTGCGTTACTCCTCCTGATGGCTAATGCCTTTTTTCCACTCAAATGGATTGACAGCCGCAATTTGTTGTGGCTGGGTAACCGGTGGGATGGCTGGATGGTTTTGTTCCTGTTAGCCCTGATTCCAACGATCGGCGGATATGGGTTGTACACCTTCAGTCTGAATTTCCTCCCTGCCAGCATTGCCAACCTGATTGCCACCCTTGAACCCTCTTTTACTGCTCTGCAATCATACCTCCTTCTTGGGGAGCGCTTTACATCCGACCAAATTCTGGGAAGCGTTCTTATCCTTTTGGGCGTTATTCTCTTGAGATTGAATGAGATCAGACAATCTAATCAAGAAAGAAGGACTGCATATGAAACCACTTCCTCCCAAACCCCTGTTATACGAGATTAA
- a CDS encoding fumarylacetoacetate hydrolase family protein translates to MKIAVVEYQSSVQVGIVEESQVFLLPQDISSSIEAIIHKGDRFVENILERKSTYESVSLSQVRLKAPLQNPEKIIGIGLNYKDHCREQNVPVPEYPLVFAKFSSSIIGNGDAICWNTELTRQVDFEVELGVIIGKKARNVSTQEALEYVFGYTIINDVSARDLQFRDRQWVRAKSLDTFCPMGPWIVTADEIPDPQALHLSTELNGVKMQNSSTAEMVFSVAELISFLSQAFTLQPGDIIATGTPDGVGVFRKPPVFLQNGDSLRMEIEKIGVLENTCKIIR, encoded by the coding sequence ATGAAAATTGCTGTCGTTGAATACCAATCCAGTGTTCAAGTAGGCATTGTGGAGGAGTCACAAGTATTCCTTCTCCCACAAGATATTTCCAGCTCTATTGAGGCCATAATTCACAAAGGGGATCGATTCGTTGAAAACATTCTGGAAAGGAAATCGACCTACGAAAGCGTTTCTCTGTCTCAGGTCAGACTGAAAGCCCCTCTCCAAAACCCCGAAAAAATCATTGGGATTGGATTGAACTACAAAGACCACTGCCGCGAACAAAATGTACCGGTACCTGAATATCCCCTGGTTTTTGCAAAATTTTCCTCTTCGATCATTGGCAATGGTGATGCAATTTGCTGGAATACTGAACTCACCCGCCAGGTTGACTTTGAAGTAGAACTGGGAGTTATTATCGGGAAAAAGGCTCGGAATGTTTCGACACAAGAGGCGTTGGAGTACGTCTTCGGCTACACGATTATCAACGATGTTTCTGCGCGCGATCTTCAATTCCGTGACCGCCAATGGGTACGTGCAAAAAGTCTGGATACGTTTTGTCCAATGGGTCCATGGATTGTAACCGCAGATGAAATCCCTGACCCACAAGCCTTGCATCTTTCAACCGAACTGAACGGCGTAAAGATGCAAAACTCATCCACAGCCGAAATGGTTTTCAGCGTTGCGGAATTAATCTCTTTCCTTTCACAAGCCTTCACTCTCCAACCGGGGGACATCATCGCTACAGGCACACCAGACGGAGTAGGCGTCTTTCGCAAGCCCCCCGTTTTTTTGCAAAACGGCGATTCCCTTCGCATGGAAATTGAAAAAATTGGAGTATTGGAAAATACCTGCAAAATTATTCGTTGA
- a CDS encoding beta-galactosidase, producing the protein MTTQRSRKVLHIGAAYYPEHWKSEQWLSDIRLMQELGLSVVRMGEFAWSSLEPSKGNFQFEWLDQAINLLALHDIRTVLGTPTAAPPAWLVSEHPEILATNEEGRKVQFGNRCHYCVNSTAFHEATAKLVKAMAEHFGSNPNIIGWQIDNEFNRVCYCEHCQALFQEYLKEKYKSLDELNRRWTTAYWSQTYNDWSQIPIPIGPHNPALMLEWKRFVTRSYRKFQRMQIDLLRPHLREEVWITHNFMGWFDGFDHYEMSTDLDMASWDWYIGMGHNEPVFSSATHDLTRGFKKKNFWVMEIQPNTVNWAKINNPLYKGEARTMAWQAIGKGADAVLYWQWRSALNGQEQFHGTLVDQSGQPRPFFEEVKQIAKEFRELSSVFEYTQVESRVAILNDYESRWAISWQKHHRDFDYVALLLSYYRPLCQLNIPVDIISPDQSLEEYKLVLAPALTIVDEARIAHLKSFVDNGGHLVLGARTAVKNRDNAFHPLRPPAFLTHLTGAEVEDFYALNEEVPLQGNWFTGTARIWAERMKIIDPDSTLPVATYGVSNGWLDGQIAMTIHNHGSGLVYYAGAYLDDTAMFAYLKRVATNAGVQGLFEAPAGVQIYRRVRTYDKKEVFVIVNHTRMEQIVKLDNNTYDDHISGKRIAGQIRLSPYGVAVLTKTI; encoded by the coding sequence ATGACCACACAACGCTCTCGAAAAGTCCTTCACATTGGCGCAGCCTATTACCCTGAACACTGGAAATCCGAGCAGTGGTTAAGTGATATCCGCCTGATGCAGGAACTTGGCTTGAGCGTCGTTCGCATGGGGGAATTTGCCTGGTCCAGTTTAGAGCCCTCCAAAGGGAATTTTCAGTTTGAATGGCTTGATCAAGCCATCAACCTTCTTGCTTTGCACGACATACGAACAGTCCTGGGGACTCCCACCGCTGCCCCTCCAGCCTGGCTTGTGAGTGAGCACCCTGAGATACTAGCCACAAACGAAGAAGGAAGGAAAGTTCAATTTGGAAACCGATGCCATTATTGCGTAAATTCAACGGCTTTTCATGAGGCAACGGCCAAGTTGGTCAAAGCCATGGCAGAACATTTTGGGAGCAATCCCAACATCATTGGCTGGCAAATTGACAATGAATTTAATCGAGTTTGTTATTGCGAACACTGCCAGGCTCTTTTTCAGGAATACCTCAAAGAAAAGTATAAATCTCTGGACGAATTAAACCGACGATGGACTACTGCATACTGGAGTCAAACCTATAACGATTGGAGCCAGATTCCCATCCCAATTGGTCCCCACAACCCTGCACTCATGCTGGAATGGAAACGCTTCGTCACCCGAAGTTACCGGAAATTTCAAAGAATGCAGATTGACCTCCTGAGACCTCACCTGAGAGAAGAAGTGTGGATCACCCACAACTTCATGGGATGGTTTGACGGGTTCGACCACTATGAAATGAGCACTGACCTGGATATGGCTTCATGGGACTGGTACATTGGCATGGGGCATAACGAGCCCGTGTTCTCGAGCGCCACCCATGACCTCACTCGCGGATTCAAGAAGAAGAACTTTTGGGTAATGGAAATCCAGCCCAATACGGTCAATTGGGCAAAAATCAACAATCCTCTTTACAAGGGTGAAGCCAGAACCATGGCATGGCAAGCCATTGGCAAAGGTGCCGACGCTGTGTTGTACTGGCAATGGCGTTCTGCGCTCAATGGACAGGAGCAATTCCATGGAACGCTGGTGGATCAATCCGGTCAGCCAAGGCCCTTCTTCGAAGAAGTGAAGCAAATTGCCAAAGAGTTCAGGGAACTTTCTTCAGTATTCGAATATACCCAGGTTGAGTCCCGAGTAGCCATCCTTAATGATTATGAAAGCCGTTGGGCAATTTCGTGGCAGAAGCATCACCGGGATTTTGATTATGTGGCGCTTCTGCTGTCTTACTACCGGCCCCTATGCCAGTTAAATATTCCAGTGGATATCATCTCTCCCGATCAATCTCTGGAAGAGTATAAACTTGTCCTGGCTCCAGCGCTCACAATTGTAGACGAGGCGCGCATTGCCCATTTAAAGAGTTTTGTGGATAACGGTGGGCATCTGGTGCTGGGAGCACGAACAGCGGTCAAGAATCGTGACAATGCCTTTCATCCGTTGCGCCCCCCGGCATTCCTCACTCACCTCACCGGGGCAGAAGTAGAAGACTTTTATGCCCTCAACGAAGAAGTACCTCTTCAAGGCAACTGGTTCACTGGAACAGCGCGAATTTGGGCAGAACGGATGAAGATTATTGATCCAGACTCTACCCTCCCCGTAGCAACTTATGGCGTTTCGAATGGCTGGCTCGATGGTCAAATTGCCATGACGATTCACAACCACGGAAGCGGATTGGTTTATTACGCGGGCGCTTATCTGGATGACACAGCGATGTTCGCCTACCTCAAAAGGGTTGCAACAAATGCAGGGGTTCAGGGGTTATTTGAAGCACCTGCGGGAGTGCAAATCTATCGCAGGGTACGCACATATGACAAGAAAGAAGTATTTGTAATTGTCAATCACACAAGAATGGAACAAATTGTCAAACTGGACAATAATACTTACGATGATCACATCAGTGGTAAGCGTATTGCCGGACAAATTCGGCTCTCTCCATATGGTGTTGCCGTTCTAACCAAAACAATTTGA